One Streptomyces sp. P9-A2 DNA window includes the following coding sequences:
- a CDS encoding ATP-binding protein: protein MNSKPSPIAEAHTVNREFVMRFSPTPRGARLARRLVADRLDAWGHPHTSTTNETLSLITAELTANAVRHGHVPGRDFEVRLTGTDGELRVEVSDTRTERVPLPLPLLDEPPTDAESGRGLMLVAALADEWGTTPRVNAPGKTVWAVLGLL from the coding sequence ATGAACAGCAAACCCTCCCCCATCGCTGAAGCGCACACCGTGAACCGCGAGTTCGTCATGCGCTTCAGCCCCACCCCGCGAGGTGCCCGCCTCGCACGCCGTCTGGTCGCGGACCGGCTCGACGCGTGGGGCCACCCCCACACCTCCACCACCAACGAGACGCTGTCCCTCATCACGGCCGAGCTGACCGCCAACGCCGTACGCCACGGCCACGTGCCCGGAAGGGACTTCGAGGTGCGCCTCACCGGCACCGATGGGGAGCTACGCGTAGAAGTGTCCGACACCCGAACGGAACGCGTACCGCTACCGCTACCGCTCCTCGACGAACCGCCCACCGACGCCGAGTCCGGCCGGGGTCTGATGCTGGTCGCGGCGCTGGCCGACGAGTGGGGTACCACGCCGCGCGTGAACGCCCCCGGGAAGACGGTGTGGGCGGTGCTGGGGCTTCTCTGA
- a CDS encoding Mucin-2, giving the protein MVAFYSSALDGVAANPALPTPLLLRLIAFDGGGHGPPLQALHRPGLPEPAVAAVLTHPVLNARVLFAMSGQAEPEQRARLADDPSPKVRAAVANGPEWTHDPRTKVRPLPDAVCGRLLEDPEPSVRSALLYSPHLAPSFLASLVRHPDPAARRAALRVWDELTADGRATLLDDPDPEVRRSAALCACPHDARLTAALLRDPATLPEALRRGLLDRADAERFLAEGVHLAELAGNPSLPADLVDRLAVDPDDGVRLAVSLRPELTEARRAAIDFTVAPHARGDVDWVAAGIADQEVLRRAAASAHPLLRRAAARSPYLPPDLLRLLVEDADVVVRTHLAVYHPDIPEEVLMSVYAWLGGTFSAWMATGHPRFPREGLAARYADHPDGIYRQLAVRDPAAGPDLIERLSHDPDVWTRQAAARDPRLPLPRLLEALALPELAFGAGANPALPPSEMAVVMDEAGVPG; this is encoded by the coding sequence ATGGTCGCCTTCTACTCCTCCGCGCTGGACGGAGTCGCTGCCAACCCGGCCCTCCCCACACCGCTGTTGCTGCGGCTGATCGCCTTCGACGGCGGGGGTCACGGCCCGCCCCTCCAGGCCCTCCACCGGCCGGGGCTGCCCGAGCCGGCCGTGGCGGCTGTCCTCACCCACCCGGTCCTGAACGCGCGAGTCCTGTTCGCGATGAGTGGCCAGGCGGAGCCCGAGCAGCGGGCCCGGCTCGCGGACGATCCCTCGCCCAAGGTGCGGGCCGCCGTCGCGAACGGACCCGAGTGGACCCACGATCCCCGGACGAAGGTCCGTCCGCTGCCGGACGCCGTGTGCGGGCGTCTCCTCGAAGACCCCGAACCGTCCGTACGCAGCGCGCTGTTGTACTCGCCCCACTTGGCGCCGTCCTTCCTCGCCTCCCTGGTCCGGCATCCCGATCCGGCCGCACGACGTGCCGCCCTGCGCGTCTGGGACGAACTGACGGCGGACGGGCGCGCCACACTGCTCGACGACCCCGACCCCGAGGTACGGCGGTCGGCCGCGCTGTGCGCGTGTCCGCACGACGCACGGCTCACGGCGGCGCTGCTCCGCGACCCCGCCACCCTGCCCGAGGCGCTGCGCCGGGGGCTTCTCGACCGCGCGGACGCCGAGCGGTTCCTCGCCGAGGGCGTCCACCTGGCCGAACTCGCCGGTAATCCGTCCCTGCCGGCCGACCTCGTGGACCGGCTCGCCGTCGACCCCGACGACGGGGTGCGGCTCGCCGTCTCCCTTCGGCCCGAGCTGACCGAAGCCCGACGCGCCGCGATCGACTTCACCGTGGCCCCGCACGCACGGGGTGACGTGGACTGGGTGGCGGCCGGCATCGCCGATCAGGAGGTGTTGCGGCGGGCCGCGGCCTCCGCCCACCCTCTGCTGCGCCGCGCCGCGGCCCGCAGCCCCTATCTGCCCCCGGATCTCCTGCGGCTTCTGGTCGAGGACGCGGACGTCGTCGTGCGCACCCACTTGGCCGTGTATCACCCCGACATCCCGGAGGAGGTCCTGATGAGCGTGTACGCATGGCTCGGCGGGACGTTCTCCGCCTGGATGGCGACCGGCCACCCTCGCTTCCCCCGCGAGGGGTTGGCCGCCCGCTACGCGGACCATCCGGACGGGATCTACCGGCAGCTGGCCGTCCGCGACCCCGCCGCCGGCCCTGATCTGATCGAGCGGCTCAGCCACGACCCGGACGTCTGGACGCGCCAGGCGGCGGCCCGTGACCCGCGCCTGCCGCTTCCCCGTCTCCTCGAGGCCCTCGCCCTGCCCGAGCTGGCTTTCGGCGCGGGTGCCAACCCGGCCCTTCCCCCAAGTGAGATGGCCGTGGTCATGGACGAGGCCGGGGTGCCCGGATGA
- a CDS encoding helix-turn-helix domain-containing protein, producing MSELVREPGETAEQGEPGQDAVPGPAPEPGTGILRVFGRQMKLCRLRAGLERPEVGTRTGYSPSTIAAYEQGRRVPPPRFIDLVDELLDAGGLLKEMKEEVARAQYPAFFRDAARLEAEAVELWVYGTHAVPGLLQTDEYMRAVFEMWRPLLDEETVQQRIAARLARQGVFARRPAPLVSFVIDESVLRRPLGGRAVMRGQLEQLLLVGAYRNVEIQIMPLNREDNAGVDGPFTVLHRDGEDQVAYLEAQGRSTIVSERTEVRGIVSRYGIIRAQALTPRESLAFIEKSLGEL from the coding sequence ATGAGCGAACTGGTGCGGGAGCCGGGGGAGACGGCCGAGCAAGGAGAGCCGGGGCAGGACGCGGTGCCGGGACCTGCTCCGGAGCCGGGGACGGGCATCCTGCGGGTGTTCGGGCGGCAGATGAAGCTGTGCCGGTTGCGGGCGGGCCTGGAGCGGCCGGAGGTCGGCACGCGGACCGGCTACTCGCCGTCGACCATCGCGGCGTACGAGCAGGGGCGGAGGGTTCCTCCGCCGAGGTTCATCGACCTGGTGGATGAACTACTGGATGCAGGCGGGCTGTTGAAGGAGATGAAGGAGGAGGTTGCTCGGGCGCAGTACCCGGCGTTTTTCCGGGATGCGGCAAGGTTGGAGGCGGAGGCGGTTGAGCTATGGGTTTACGGAACCCATGCGGTGCCTGGCCTCTTGCAGACCGACGAGTACATGCGGGCTGTCTTCGAGATGTGGCGCCCGTTGCTGGATGAGGAGACAGTTCAACAGCGCATCGCTGCACGGCTGGCTCGACAGGGAGTTTTCGCCCGAAGGCCTGCTCCGTTGGTGAGCTTCGTCATCGATGAGTCAGTTCTACGGCGGCCGTTGGGAGGCCGCGCTGTCATGCGTGGACAATTGGAGCAGTTGCTGCTCGTTGGCGCGTACCGCAACGTAGAAATCCAGATCATGCCGTTGAACCGAGAGGACAACGCTGGAGTGGATGGGCCGTTCACCGTGCTGCACAGGGACGGTGAAGATCAAGTGGCCTATCTGGAGGCGCAGGGACGGAGCACAATCGTGTCGGAGCGAACAGAGGTCCGCGGCATCGTGTCGCGTTATGGGATCATCCGAGCGCAAGCTCTCACTCCGCGTGAGTCCTTGGCCTTCATCGAGAAGTCGCTGGGAGAACTATGA
- a CDS encoding sulfurtransferase, giving the protein MPLPDHPAVPTPPAAAVDLPGPLVDAAWLRENLHRPGLVVLDATVRQKPLPTDASAPGADGAGNAAPLPTGRDDWERVRIPGSRYADLAGALAAPEAGFSYAMPDSEWFTAALRELGVGPDSRVVVYDDASRMWSTRVWWALREIGLHTVAVLDGGLQEWLAQGGPAASGPAADLDAAGPAAPGAGWPAEQRGTLVDKSEVLDVMNGSRPDRVLVCALGEDAFHGWAPTRYTRRGHIPTSLNLPAKDRLLDSRGRFRPRPELEEAVSALPADTGTLLYCGGGISATLLGFVLVLLGRDDVTVYDGSIEEWSADPSLPMTQTPPANS; this is encoded by the coding sequence ATGCCGCTTCCTGACCACCCCGCCGTGCCCACCCCGCCGGCCGCCGCCGTCGATCTGCCGGGACCGCTGGTCGATGCCGCCTGGCTGCGGGAGAACCTGCACCGCCCCGGCCTCGTCGTGCTCGATGCCACGGTGCGGCAGAAGCCCCTCCCGACGGACGCCTCCGCGCCCGGTGCGGACGGAGCGGGGAACGCCGCCCCGCTGCCCACCGGCCGGGACGACTGGGAGCGGGTCCGCATTCCCGGCTCCCGCTACGCCGACCTGGCGGGCGCGCTCGCCGCACCGGAGGCCGGGTTCTCCTACGCCATGCCCGACAGCGAGTGGTTCACCGCCGCCCTGCGCGAGCTGGGCGTCGGCCCGGACTCCCGCGTCGTGGTCTACGACGACGCCTCGCGCATGTGGTCGACCCGCGTGTGGTGGGCCCTGCGGGAGATCGGCCTGCACACCGTCGCCGTCCTGGACGGCGGTCTGCAGGAGTGGCTGGCCCAGGGCGGACCGGCTGCCTCCGGCCCCGCGGCCGACCTGGACGCCGCCGGCCCGGCCGCGCCCGGCGCCGGTTGGCCGGCCGAGCAGCGCGGCACCCTGGTGGACAAGTCCGAGGTGCTCGACGTCATGAACGGCTCGCGCCCCGACCGGGTCCTGGTGTGCGCGCTCGGCGAGGACGCCTTCCACGGCTGGGCGCCCACGCGGTACACCCGCCGCGGCCACATCCCCACGAGCCTCAACCTGCCTGCCAAGGACCGGCTGCTGGACTCCCGCGGCCGGTTCCGGCCCCGCCCGGAGCTGGAGGAGGCGGTCAGTGCTCTGCCCGCCGACACCGGCACGCTCCTCTATTGCGGCGGCGGCATCTCGGCGACGCTGCTCGGGTTCGTCCTGGTCCTGCTGGGACGGGACGACGTGACCGTGTACGACGGATCCATCGAGGAATGGTCGGCCGACCCGTCGCTGCCCATGACTCAGACGCCGCCCGCGAACAGCTGA
- a CDS encoding GntR family transcriptional regulator: MSTARGDRGADAGTGSHYARIRRSILDGQSPPGTVLIPTGLSTQFNVSRTPVREALIRLEQEGLVTQATRGYVVRTRTPQEILEICEARIALESTAAQAAATRRTELDLARLVHVHECAVASADPAKLQDLNEQWHRVLREAGHNATIIELMDRLDAQLKVYDFGATTQPENLALIVEEHARILDAVRRGDAAAAGQYMIEHQSRTKDLRMAALARS, encoded by the coding sequence TTGAGCACCGCACGGGGAGACCGGGGCGCCGACGCGGGCACGGGCAGCCACTACGCCCGTATCCGGCGGAGCATCCTCGACGGCCAGTCACCGCCCGGAACCGTCCTGATCCCGACCGGTCTCAGCACGCAGTTCAACGTCTCGCGCACTCCCGTCCGGGAGGCGCTGATCAGGCTCGAACAGGAAGGCCTGGTGACGCAGGCCACCCGCGGCTACGTGGTCCGTACGCGCACTCCCCAGGAGATCCTGGAGATCTGCGAGGCGCGCATCGCCCTGGAGTCGACGGCCGCGCAGGCGGCCGCGACCCGCCGGACCGAGCTCGACCTCGCCCGGCTCGTCCACGTCCACGAGTGCGCCGTGGCGTCGGCGGACCCCGCAAAGCTGCAGGACCTCAACGAGCAGTGGCACCGGGTGCTGCGCGAGGCCGGGCACAACGCGACGATCATCGAGCTGATGGACCGTCTGGACGCCCAGTTGAAGGTGTACGACTTCGGCGCCACCACCCAGCCGGAGAACCTCGCGCTGATCGTCGAGGAGCACGCCCGGATCCTGGACGCGGTCCGCCGCGGCGACGCGGCGGCCGCCGGGCAGTACATGATCGAGCACCAGAGCCGCACCAAGGACCTGCGCATGGCGGCCCTCGCACGGTCCTGA
- a CDS encoding CBS domain-containing protein has product MTDSNGGSAETQSRARYLLDGRRVTLTDLLGAGLLSEGEHLSFVRPRMGEKHEATVTSRGWIRLADGEEFRSPSKAAMVAVGYGTFDGWEAWQVDDGRLLTQLRQELLDRAAEEADPSEPDEQRQTSLSPSERHTRLKKARESAEAGSPFTLSVQELLGWWGATGRGLVNEQIEADLANHSLVTSPEFDKVPLTATVQLVKAAEEDTEDVALTGSPATIPVPAGQSEEEESRETGLTVGTLPSALGGVISVKPTATFEEVITLMVLHDFSQLPVLAGPHNLRGSVSWKSIARARHADPGAHLSQAIVDARDVRYDHDLIDVLPTLAEHDFVLVRDQRNAIAGIVTAADVAQAYGDLAGHFLLIGEMDRRLRQVIAGAFTLPEVTKLCDPKSERIASFGDMTVGDYKRVLENSGLWEKLGWPLDRKVFIDRLDEIRRIRNNVMHFNSSDPLPKADVDKIRNLNKLLREYGE; this is encoded by the coding sequence ATGACCGATTCCAACGGCGGTTCCGCAGAGACGCAGTCCCGCGCCCGCTACCTCCTGGACGGACGCCGAGTGACCCTCACCGACCTGCTCGGCGCCGGGCTGCTCTCGGAGGGCGAACACCTGTCGTTCGTTCGGCCCCGGATGGGCGAGAAGCACGAAGCCACAGTCACCTCCCGGGGGTGGATCCGACTGGCGGACGGCGAGGAATTCCGCTCGCCGTCCAAGGCCGCCATGGTCGCCGTCGGGTACGGGACGTTCGACGGGTGGGAGGCGTGGCAGGTGGACGACGGCAGATTGCTGACGCAGTTGCGCCAGGAACTGCTGGACCGCGCCGCCGAGGAAGCCGACCCCTCGGAACCGGACGAGCAACGACAGACGTCGCTGTCACCCAGTGAACGGCACACCCGGCTGAAGAAGGCCCGTGAATCGGCCGAGGCGGGAAGTCCGTTCACCCTCTCCGTGCAGGAGCTGCTGGGCTGGTGGGGTGCGACGGGCCGAGGACTCGTCAACGAGCAGATCGAGGCCGACCTCGCCAACCACAGCCTCGTCACCTCACCGGAATTCGACAAGGTCCCCCTGACCGCCACGGTCCAGTTGGTCAAGGCCGCGGAAGAAGACACCGAGGACGTTGCTCTCACCGGGTCACCGGCGACCATTCCGGTGCCGGCCGGTCAGTCCGAAGAAGAGGAATCCCGCGAGACCGGGCTGACCGTCGGCACGCTGCCCTCCGCCCTCGGCGGTGTCATCAGCGTCAAACCGACGGCCACCTTCGAGGAGGTCATCACGCTGATGGTGCTCCACGACTTCTCCCAACTGCCCGTCCTCGCCGGTCCGCACAACCTGCGGGGATCGGTCTCGTGGAAATCCATAGCCCGCGCCCGGCACGCCGACCCCGGCGCCCACCTCTCCCAGGCCATCGTGGACGCGCGGGACGTGCGCTACGACCACGACCTGATCGACGTCCTTCCCACCCTGGCCGAGCACGACTTCGTCCTCGTCAGGGACCAGCGCAACGCCATCGCCGGCATCGTCACCGCCGCCGACGTGGCCCAGGCCTACGGTGATCTGGCCGGGCACTTCCTCCTGATCGGGGAGATGGACCGCAGGCTGCGGCAGGTCATCGCGGGGGCCTTCACCCTGCCCGAGGTCACGAAGCTCTGCGACCCGAAGAGCGAGCGCATCGCCTCCTTCGGCGATATGACTGTCGGTGACTACAAACGCGTACTGGAGAACTCCGGGCTGTGGGAGAAGCTCGGGTGGCCGCTCGACCGAAAGGTGTTCATCGATCGGCTGGACGAGATCCGCAGGATCCGCAACAACGTCATGCACTTCAACAGCAGCGATCCCCTGCCGAAGGCCGACGTGGACAAGATCCGCAACCTCAACAAGTTGCTGCGGGAGTACGGGGAGTAG
- a CDS encoding DNRLRE domain-containing protein produces MRRRFTAAAISMAMSATLVASAGTAQAEGGGDGSPAITTSGPAEHVTEAPDITSAQLAAKLSGQRVEALSERTVDAGTWANPDGTLTTESYSGPVRVKENGRWKPLDTTLVDTGAQLEPKTAVADVVLSNGGNEDFASVSWGSRTFGLDWGKALPAPRLDGDTAVYPSVVPNGDLHVTALPHGFSESLILKKRPTEPVELRLPVTLEGMELKKTAQRHLRLEDSSGNLVASAPAPRMWGTGTDPLSGDPLRHAEIATTVEETPQGTVLVLRPSTAFLADPSVTYPVTIDPTTTLAASTDTWVATNYPDSQRGSTELKAGTYDGGTTKARSYVKFDVTKFAGKKVLNAELRLHSYWSSSCSTTGSGVEVRRITGTWDPSGVTWGAQPATTATGAAVSKSAYGYSSACPANFMRWDVAGIAQAWADGQPNHGVQIRAVNESDSLSWRRFRSANFVAGSQGPTEPALSVTYNTRPGAATALNPAAGAVTADTTPTFQGKASDADSNTVRLTFEVWNADGTTRIAQGTSPFVASGSTAAWTAPTLAAGSYKWRIEVFDGMEWSGTWSAWRTLTIDPTVPASPTVSSAHYPADGLWHGDSGQVGTFRITDGTGRAVSAEYTFDGGTTVVTALTSGTANVSWTPAARGVHTLRARVRNAAGTWSDWRDHTFHVGDITGDLTTSFINEIAETHFGSLLHPADDTTEEVEEFPEETVVEEDDTPPGHVEEEDPEVEETEDSAGADATAQLPDAANSSIVGTSPDGATQTLVNLPPAVASPAELSETGLVIYPNTQQDADTVAVRNSTSAVEVFHLLRSPNAPQSFTYTANIQPGHEITAVSENTLMISDAEGDATAFISAPLALDAKGETVPVSMRLSGNDIIVSLAPAPGQTVTFPVLLDPGAGYGDLTPAERSYCRTNAYDCNKARKDADKAFGEAAKRYPRASLYQGTGDAFRHCYWNARMEINIDHETAYEVATRHESESRGVDKEMDLRNNKIGRKIGRDYRGKSKSNHKARDKCISYVKNGKLWIIKSKKLVKSNA; encoded by the coding sequence ATGAGGAGACGCTTCACGGCGGCGGCCATATCCATGGCCATGTCCGCCACACTGGTTGCCTCAGCGGGCACCGCACAGGCGGAGGGCGGTGGCGACGGAAGCCCCGCCATCACCACTTCCGGCCCCGCGGAGCACGTCACTGAGGCTCCGGACATCACCTCGGCGCAGCTCGCCGCCAAGCTCTCGGGACAGCGGGTGGAAGCCCTTTCCGAGCGCACGGTCGACGCAGGCACCTGGGCCAACCCGGACGGCACCCTCACCACGGAGTCATACTCCGGACCTGTAAGGGTCAAGGAGAACGGCCGCTGGAAGCCCCTGGACACCACCCTCGTCGACACCGGCGCACAACTGGAGCCGAAGACGGCCGTGGCCGACGTCGTCCTCTCGAACGGCGGCAACGAGGACTTCGCGTCGGTCAGTTGGGGCAGCCGCACCTTCGGCCTGGACTGGGGCAAGGCGCTGCCCGCGCCCCGGCTGGACGGCGACACCGCCGTCTACCCGTCCGTGGTCCCCAACGGCGATCTACATGTCACCGCCCTGCCGCACGGCTTCTCCGAGTCGCTGATCCTCAAGAAGCGGCCCACCGAACCGGTCGAACTGCGCCTTCCCGTCACCCTGGAGGGCATGGAGCTGAAGAAGACCGCCCAGCGGCATCTGCGGCTGGAGGACAGCTCCGGCAACCTCGTCGCCAGCGCTCCCGCGCCCCGGATGTGGGGCACGGGAACCGACCCCTTGTCGGGCGACCCGCTGCGCCACGCCGAGATCGCCACCACCGTGGAGGAGACCCCTCAGGGCACGGTGCTGGTCCTCAGGCCCAGCACGGCGTTCCTCGCCGACCCCTCCGTGACCTACCCGGTCACCATCGACCCGACCACCACCCTGGCCGCGTCCACTGACACCTGGGTCGCCACCAACTACCCGGACTCGCAGCGCGGCTCGACCGAGCTGAAGGCCGGCACCTACGACGGCGGCACCACCAAGGCCCGCTCGTACGTGAAGTTCGACGTCACCAAGTTCGCGGGCAAGAAGGTCCTCAACGCCGAGCTGCGGCTGCACTCGTACTGGTCCTCCAGCTGCTCCACCACCGGCTCGGGCGTCGAGGTCCGGCGCATCACCGGCACCTGGGACCCCAGCGGAGTGACCTGGGGCGCCCAGCCCGCGACCACCGCAACCGGCGCCGCCGTGTCCAAGTCCGCGTACGGCTACAGCTCGGCCTGTCCCGCCAACTTCATGCGCTGGGACGTCGCCGGCATAGCCCAGGCGTGGGCGGACGGCCAGCCCAACCACGGTGTCCAGATCAGGGCCGTGAACGAGAGCGACTCCCTCAGCTGGCGGCGCTTTCGCTCCGCCAACTTCGTCGCGGGCTCACAGGGCCCGACCGAGCCCGCGCTCTCCGTCACGTACAACACCCGGCCCGGCGCGGCCACCGCGTTGAACCCGGCCGCGGGCGCCGTCACCGCCGACACCACGCCCACCTTCCAGGGCAAGGCCAGCGACGCCGACAGCAACACCGTCCGCCTCACCTTCGAGGTGTGGAACGCCGACGGCACCACCCGGATCGCCCAGGGAACCTCCCCGTTCGTCGCCTCCGGCAGCACCGCCGCCTGGACCGCGCCCACCTTGGCCGCGGGCTCGTACAAGTGGCGCATCGAGGTCTTCGACGGCATGGAGTGGAGCGGCACCTGGTCCGCCTGGCGGACCCTGACCATCGACCCGACCGTCCCGGCGTCGCCCACCGTCAGCTCGGCGCACTACCCGGCCGACGGACTGTGGCACGGTGACTCCGGCCAGGTCGGCACCTTCCGGATCACCGACGGCACCGGCAGGGCGGTCTCCGCCGAATACACCTTCGACGGCGGCACGACGGTGGTCACGGCCCTCACCTCCGGCACCGCGAACGTCTCCTGGACGCCCGCCGCCCGCGGTGTGCACACACTGCGCGCCCGGGTCCGCAACGCGGCCGGCACCTGGTCCGACTGGCGTGACCACACCTTCCACGTCGGCGACATCACCGGCGACCTGACCACCTCGTTCATCAACGAGATCGCCGAGACCCACTTCGGCTCCCTCCTGCACCCGGCGGACGACACCACGGAGGAGGTCGAGGAGTTCCCGGAGGAGACGGTCGTCGAGGAGGACGACACGCCCCCCGGCCACGTCGAGGAGGAGGACCCCGAGGTCGAGGAGACCGAGGACTCCGCCGGGGCCGACGCGACCGCCCAGCTCCCGGACGCCGCGAACAGCTCCATCGTGGGCACCAGCCCCGACGGCGCCACCCAGACCCTGGTCAACCTGCCCCCGGCGGTGGCCTCCCCGGCCGAGCTGAGCGAGACCGGTCTGGTGATCTACCCCAACACCCAGCAGGACGCCGACACCGTCGCCGTCCGCAACAGCACCAGCGCGGTCGAGGTCTTCCACCTGCTGCGCAGCCCGAACGCGCCGCAGTCGTTCACCTACACGGCCAACATCCAGCCGGGCCACGAGATCACCGCGGTCAGCGAGAACACCCTGATGATCTCCGACGCGGAGGGTGACGCGACCGCCTTCATCTCCGCCCCGCTCGCCCTGGACGCCAAGGGCGAGACCGTGCCGGTCTCCATGCGGCTCTCCGGCAACGACATCATCGTCTCCCTCGCCCCCGCGCCGGGCCAGACGGTCACCTTCCCGGTCCTGCTCGACCCGGGCGCCGGGTACGGCGATCTGACCCCCGCGGAACGGAGTTACTGCCGCACCAACGCGTACGACTGCAACAAGGCCCGCAAGGATGCCGACAAGGCGTTCGGCGAGGCCGCGAAGCGCTACCCCAGGGCGTCTCTGTACCAGGGCACCGGCGACGCGTTCCGCCACTGCTACTGGAACGCCCGTATGGAGATCAACATCGACCATGAAACCGCCTACGAGGTCGCGACCCGTCATGAGTCGGAGTCCCGCGGTGTCGACAAGGAGATGGATCTCCGCAACAACAAGATCGGCCGCAAGATCGGCCGTGACTACCGTGGCAAGAGCAAGTCGAACCACAAGGCCCGCGACAAGTGCATCAGTTACGTCAAGAACGGAAAGCTGTGGATCATCAAGAGCAAGAAGCTTGTGAAGAGCAACGCATGA
- a CDS encoding DUF397 domain-containing protein, translated as MSVEETVQLDWFKSSYSGGAGGECVEVATCPHTVHVRDSKDTNRMSLAVDSEAWTAFVGFAADRIG; from the coding sequence ATGAGCGTCGAAGAGACCGTCCAGCTCGACTGGTTCAAGAGCAGTTACAGCGGCGGAGCTGGTGGTGAGTGCGTGGAGGTGGCCACCTGCCCGCACACCGTGCACGTGCGGGACTCGAAAGACACGAACCGCATGAGCCTAGCGGTCGATTCGGAGGCGTGGACCGCGTTCGTCGGGTTCGCTGCTGACCGGATCGGCTGA
- a CDS encoding IS701 family transposase — protein MLPDPTVPASPLAVLELVRGCFTAPTFRTFAALVTGLIAQTGRCTVTGMLLGAGLTRTWSHDRAHAFFSRAAWSPDTLGVSLSHLIVRRLLPEGAVLTMAVDDTLFKRHGKKVHGAAWQHDGAARGSRPVGRGTCFVVVGIVVQLPFLARPVCLPVMARLWRPKQEQSKVDLAASMIRLLAACHYRRRIHVVADAAYHGRALRDLPATCTFTTRLPASAVLYDLAPPPTGRRGRPALKGKRLGTAKDLADAAVFAAFEVTRYQRTGTVHLAATTCLWYGSFHTRTVRVILLRDGDTVSGYDLALVTTDLDTPLSELVARYACRWSIEVAFAEARDLLGAGQAHSRTRHAVERTVPFGLYCYTITVVWYTLHGHHPADAAQHRERAPW, from the coding sequence ATGCTTCCGGATCCGACCGTACCCGCTTCGCCGCTCGCCGTGCTGGAGTTGGTGCGCGGTTGCTTCACCGCGCCGACGTTCCGCACCTTCGCTGCGCTGGTCACGGGGCTGATTGCGCAGACGGGCCGGTGCACGGTGACCGGGATGCTGCTCGGTGCGGGGTTGACGCGCACCTGGTCCCACGACCGCGCCCACGCCTTCTTCTCCCGGGCGGCCTGGAGTCCGGACACCCTGGGCGTGTCCCTGTCCCATCTGATCGTGCGGCGTCTGCTGCCCGAGGGCGCGGTGCTGACCATGGCGGTGGACGACACGCTGTTCAAGCGGCACGGGAAGAAGGTGCACGGTGCGGCCTGGCAGCACGACGGCGCGGCCAGGGGGTCCAGACCGGTCGGGCGCGGGACCTGCTTCGTGGTGGTCGGTATTGTGGTTCAACTGCCGTTCCTGGCACGGCCGGTGTGCCTGCCGGTGATGGCCCGGCTGTGGCGCCCGAAGCAGGAGCAGTCCAAGGTCGACCTGGCCGCGTCCATGATCCGCCTGCTGGCCGCCTGCCACTACCGGCGGCGCATCCACGTCGTCGCGGACGCCGCCTACCACGGCAGGGCGCTCCGGGATCTGCCCGCGACCTGTACGTTCACCACACGGCTGCCCGCCTCGGCGGTGCTGTACGACCTGGCGCCGCCGCCCACCGGGCGCCGCGGCCGACCCGCCCTGAAGGGCAAGCGGCTGGGCACGGCGAAGGACCTGGCCGACGCAGCCGTCTTCGCCGCATTCGAGGTCACGCGCTACCAGCGCACCGGGACCGTCCACCTGGCTGCGACGACCTGCCTGTGGTACGGCTCGTTCCACACCCGCACCGTCCGCGTGATCCTTCTGCGCGATGGGGACACCGTCAGCGGCTACGACCTGGCCCTGGTCACCACTGACCTGGACACGCCGCTTTCGGAGTTGGTCGCCCGCTACGCGTGTCGCTGGTCGATCGAGGTCGCCTTCGCCGAGGCCCGCGACCTGCTCGGGGCCGGCCAGGCCCACAGCCGCACCCGCCACGCGGTGGAGCGCACCGTGCCGTTCGGCCTGTACTGCTACACGATCACCGTGGTCTGGTACACGCTGCACGGCCACCACCCGGCCGATGCCGCCCAGCACCGCGAGCGGGCCCCGTGGTAG